A stretch of Synechococcus sp. UW179A DNA encodes these proteins:
- a CDS encoding ferredoxin-thioredoxin reductase catalytic domain-containing protein, which yields MTDALAGNREPTSESLEVIRKFAEVYAKRTDTYFCSDRGVTAVVLKGLARHKDELGGALCPCRHYEDKKAEVSQAFWNCPCVPMRERKECHCMLFLTEDSPFRGEHQTVTTETIHALAGRTI from the coding sequence ATGACTGATGCCCTTGCCGGCAATCGAGAGCCAACCTCGGAGAGCCTGGAAGTCATCCGCAAATTTGCCGAGGTCTATGCAAAGCGCACCGATACCTATTTCTGTAGTGACCGTGGTGTCACTGCTGTTGTCCTGAAGGGGCTCGCCCGTCACAAAGATGAACTGGGCGGAGCACTCTGCCCATGTCGGCACTACGAGGACAAAAAAGCAGAGGTTTCCCAAGCGTTCTGGAACTGTCCATGTGTGCCGATGCGCGAGCGCAAAGAATGCCACTGCATGCTGTTCCTGACTGAAGACAGCCCTTTTCGTGGGGAGCACCAGACCGTCACCACGGAAACAATTCACGCCTTGGCAGGTCGGACCATATGA
- the sufR gene encoding iron-sulfur cluster biosynthesis transcriptional regulator SufR — translation MGASAQAPTREATLTLLLRQGEISAADLASELGISVQAMRRHLRTLEDEGLVEASPITAGPGRPSNQWRLTQQGHQHFPDGSDTFALNLLESMAKSLPPETLATLLDRQAHEKAHHYRHQLGDGPLEQRIRRLVSLRSHEGYVSEMVPAENGHGWCINEFHCSVQRIAEEFPTVCDQELRLIRMTFPDCQVERVHWRLESGHSCGFQISPSSTTSNESKPGFST, via the coding sequence ATGGGCGCGTCGGCTCAGGCTCCCACTCGTGAAGCGACCCTCACCTTGCTCCTGCGGCAGGGTGAGATTAGTGCTGCTGATCTGGCGAGCGAACTGGGAATCTCGGTTCAGGCGATGCGCCGTCATCTGCGCACATTGGAAGATGAAGGACTGGTGGAAGCGAGTCCCATCACTGCTGGGCCTGGCCGGCCCTCCAACCAATGGAGACTCACTCAGCAAGGTCATCAACACTTTCCTGATGGCAGTGACACCTTTGCGCTGAATCTGCTCGAGTCGATGGCTAAAAGCCTGCCACCGGAGACCCTGGCAACGCTGCTCGACCGACAGGCCCATGAGAAAGCACACCATTACAGGCACCAGCTCGGCGATGGGCCTCTCGAGCAGCGCATCCGCAGGTTGGTGAGTCTGCGCAGCCACGAGGGATACGTCAGCGAAATGGTTCCGGCTGAGAATGGGCACGGCTGGTGCATCAATGAATTTCATTGCTCTGTGCAGAGGATTGCGGAGGAATTCCCAACTGTCTGCGACCAGGAACTTCGGCTGATCCGAATGACATTCCCTGACTGTCAGGTGGAGAGAGTGCACTGGCGGCTGGAATCAGGACATTCCTGCGGTTTTCAGATCAGTCCGTCGAGCACAACGTCCAACGAATCCAAACCAGGATTCAGCACGTGA
- a CDS encoding phycobiliprotein lyase — MTLDIPDAPTFFRLSCGSWRSQRSVHHLLHRRSEAGGSLIVVEDLKRNDQRLLSMAKQHDKDPGLIIGGSYVRWSASMAWDRDGDAHDGETCFALIGDSETARSGTMLRDQGYAEKAPATSTFDMDDRDGLILCTSYEMMTVWERFSFSGPDVRIRSSTVEGLSNNASFCVETRLKNDSSSAGCQGMTALVSPFGW, encoded by the coding sequence ATGACCCTGGACATCCCCGACGCGCCGACATTCTTCCGACTGAGCTGCGGAAGCTGGCGGTCGCAACGGAGCGTGCATCACCTCTTGCATCGCCGCAGCGAAGCGGGGGGATCGCTGATCGTTGTCGAAGACCTCAAACGCAACGATCAACGCTTGCTGTCCATGGCCAAGCAGCACGACAAAGATCCTGGCCTGATCATTGGAGGCAGCTATGTGCGCTGGAGCGCCTCGATGGCCTGGGACCGCGATGGCGATGCCCATGATGGTGAAACCTGCTTCGCTTTGATCGGAGACAGTGAGACCGCGCGCTCCGGCACCATGCTCCGGGATCAGGGCTATGCAGAAAAAGCGCCTGCAACGTCGACCTTTGATATGGACGACAGGGATGGACTGATCCTCTGCACGAGCTACGAAATGATGACCGTCTGGGAACGCTTCAGTTTCTCCGGCCCAGATGTGCGCATTCGTTCCAGCACCGTTGAAGGACTGTCCAACAACGCGTCCTTCTGCGTGGAGACCAGACTCAAAAACGACAGCTCATCTGCCGGCTGCCAAGGGATGACAGCGCTCGTATCACCCTTCGGCTGGTGA
- a CDS encoding phycobilisome rod-core linker polypeptide: MAIPLLQYAPTTQNNRVAALSVASEESQRSLQMDISMDADNINTVIESAYRQIFFHAFKSDRDSFLESQLRDGQITVRDFIRGLCLSDTFKRTFYGFNSNYKVVRHLVQKILGRKTHGRSEEISWSIVIATKGVEGIVDALLDSEEYLEAFGYDSVPFQRNRVLPGRELGETPFNITTPRYDEYYRGILGFPKIIYTGKAKSLPARARRSRGGFSEDYLPWVRGIAAAGSAAPEGNLEMDYLSKVPYRSIGR, translated from the coding sequence GTGGCGATTCCTCTTCTTCAGTACGCACCGACGACGCAGAACAATCGCGTCGCTGCTCTCAGTGTTGCTTCTGAAGAGAGCCAGCGTTCCCTTCAGATGGACATCTCTATGGACGCTGACAACATCAACACGGTGATCGAATCGGCTTACCGCCAGATCTTCTTTCACGCGTTCAAGAGTGACCGCGATAGCTTCCTCGAATCACAACTGCGTGATGGCCAGATCACTGTTCGTGACTTCATCCGCGGATTGTGTCTCTCGGACACCTTTAAAAGGACGTTCTACGGCTTCAATTCGAATTACAAGGTGGTTCGTCACCTCGTTCAGAAAATTCTGGGACGCAAAACCCACGGTCGTTCTGAGGAAATCTCTTGGTCGATCGTGATCGCGACCAAGGGTGTCGAAGGCATCGTGGATGCCCTTCTTGACAGCGAGGAATATCTCGAAGCCTTTGGCTACGACAGCGTTCCCTTTCAACGCAATCGCGTGCTTCCAGGCAGGGAGCTCGGCGAGACCCCCTTCAATATCACCACCCCACGCTACGACGAGTACTACCGGGGAATTCTGGGTTTCCCCAAGATCATCTACACCGGCAAAGCCAAAAGCCTCCCGGCACGTGCCAGGCGCTCCCGAGGTGGATTCAGCGAAGATTATCTGCCGTGGGTCAGAGGCATCGCTGCCGCAGGCTCAGCCGCTCCCGAGGGCAATCTCGAAATGGACTACCTCTCGAAAGTTCCCTACCGCAGCATCGGCCGCTGA
- a CDS encoding DUF4912 domain-containing protein, with amino-acid sequence MTQAITSLARMTLRQLRQMASDLGVTLYSRKSKEDLVSAIAEKQERRGGDLEAIEAELNPPSRPQSETRVVFLPRDPQWAYVFWEISDNDRRRAQGEGAAHLNLRLADVTGLQDGSAHPHTLQEVPVDSHSTEWYLPVPLCDRDYRVELGFRSGSQWISLAFSSVARVPALHPSDQILDQFVPFSLETATPSPAPVSTPSFEPSDSGLHERLYQSATTHFRSRRVGSEVLHEQDTAGDQRGLSDSGAGLWASGLNESGLGGVAPRQRTFWLVADAELIVYGATDPSARLTIGGEEVPLSSDGTFRIQVPFRDGEQMYAVEATAADGEQKRNITLNFERVTPEDNSNPASEAKAEWF; translated from the coding sequence GTGACGCAAGCCATCACATCCCTCGCCCGCATGACCCTGCGTCAGCTGCGTCAGATGGCCAGTGATCTTGGCGTTACTCTCTACAGCCGCAAAAGCAAGGAAGACCTGGTTTCCGCAATTGCCGAAAAACAAGAGCGTCGTGGCGGCGATCTCGAAGCCATCGAAGCGGAATTGAATCCACCGTCGCGCCCCCAGTCCGAGACCCGTGTAGTTTTCCTGCCAAGAGACCCCCAGTGGGCCTATGTGTTCTGGGAAATCTCAGACAACGACCGTCGCCGTGCTCAAGGCGAAGGCGCTGCGCACCTCAATCTTCGTCTGGCTGATGTAACGGGCCTCCAGGACGGCTCGGCCCATCCACACACCCTTCAGGAAGTTCCTGTCGACAGTCACAGCACCGAGTGGTACTTGCCAGTGCCTCTCTGTGATCGCGACTATCGCGTTGAACTTGGCTTCCGCTCTGGCAGCCAATGGATCTCCCTCGCGTTCTCGTCTGTCGCCAGGGTGCCTGCCTTGCACCCCAGCGACCAGATCCTTGATCAGTTCGTGCCCTTCAGCCTCGAAACCGCTACTCCTTCACCGGCTCCAGTCAGCACACCCAGCTTCGAGCCCAGCGACAGCGGCTTGCATGAGCGCCTCTACCAAAGCGCAACCACCCACTTCCGCAGCCGCCGAGTCGGATCAGAGGTTCTGCATGAACAGGACACGGCAGGAGATCAGCGAGGTCTCAGTGATTCCGGGGCTGGCTTGTGGGCCAGCGGCCTCAATGAGTCCGGTCTCGGAGGAGTGGCTCCTCGGCAACGCACCTTCTGGCTGGTGGCTGATGCAGAGCTGATTGTTTACGGCGCCACTGATCCTTCCGCGCGCCTCACTATTGGCGGTGAAGAGGTGCCTCTCTCCAGCGACGGAACGTTCCGCATTCAGGTTCCCTTCCGTGACGGTGAGCAGATGTATGCCGTTGAAGCGACCGCTGCGGATGGTGAGCAGAAGCGCAACATCACGCTCAACTTCGAGCGTGTCACCCCAGAAGACAACAGCAACCCTGCCAGCGAAGCCAAAGCCGAGTGGTTCTGA
- a CDS encoding phospholipase D-like domain-containing protein produces the protein MLDRLRTAIQKLAVLPLLTPVLLSCSQAGQIVGRGEHELPLPKTIQLHFNHRDSRRYQDPRTGQWRNGDNLEEQLIGQINAAKQEVLMAIQELTLPQISKALIRAKKRGVHVRVVLENNYSRPWTEQHPSDLSTHSRRRHQQLQLLADSNRDGRLTAEERLAGDAIALLRSGGIPMVDDTEDGSRGSGLMHHKFLVVDRSLVITGSANFTSSGMHGDAAAPRSRGNVNHLLSIRSAELAGLFREEFEQMWGDGPGGREDSRFGRNKNSSELQAVQVSGIKIEVLFTPHSRQSPEHGLDLIAEQLTKAKKGIDMALFVFSAQTLTDVLAERIKTGVAVRLLADPSFASRSFSEVLDLLGLELPDRFCKLEAGNQPLKTPLQTVGSPRLARGDKLHHKFAVIDNKTVITGSFNWSPAAAHTNDETLLVIHSPMLAAHFTREMNRMWRSAELGITPHIQRKLDRQKLRCGDGLER, from the coding sequence GTGCTGGACAGGCTGCGCACAGCGATTCAAAAACTTGCCGTCCTGCCTCTACTGACACCGGTGCTGCTCAGCTGCAGTCAAGCGGGCCAGATCGTTGGAAGAGGCGAACATGAATTGCCTTTGCCTAAGACCATCCAGCTGCACTTCAATCATCGGGACTCCAGGCGCTACCAAGATCCCCGAACAGGCCAGTGGCGAAACGGCGACAACCTTGAAGAGCAATTGATCGGGCAGATCAATGCGGCCAAGCAGGAAGTCTTGATGGCCATTCAGGAACTCACACTTCCTCAGATCTCCAAGGCACTGATTCGCGCCAAGAAGCGTGGAGTGCACGTGAGGGTGGTGCTGGAAAACAACTACAGCAGGCCCTGGACGGAACAGCATCCCAGCGATCTATCAACTCATAGCAGGCGGCGCCATCAGCAGCTGCAACTACTGGCGGACAGCAATCGCGACGGCAGGCTGACCGCTGAAGAACGTTTGGCTGGTGATGCGATTGCGCTGCTGAGAAGCGGAGGGATACCGATGGTCGATGACACTGAAGACGGAAGCCGAGGCAGTGGCCTGATGCATCACAAATTTCTGGTGGTGGATCGATCTCTGGTGATCACCGGCAGTGCCAACTTCACCAGCTCAGGGATGCATGGTGATGCAGCAGCACCACGAAGCCGGGGCAATGTGAATCATCTGCTCAGCATCAGAAGCGCCGAACTGGCTGGGTTATTCCGAGAAGAATTTGAGCAAATGTGGGGCGATGGACCCGGAGGGCGCGAGGACAGTCGGTTTGGGCGCAACAAAAACAGCTCAGAATTACAAGCAGTTCAAGTCAGTGGCATAAAAATTGAGGTGCTGTTCACTCCGCACTCAAGACAAAGTCCAGAACATGGACTGGACTTGATCGCTGAGCAGCTGACTAAAGCGAAGAAGGGTATTGATATGGCTCTGTTCGTGTTTTCAGCCCAGACACTCACAGATGTTCTGGCTGAAAGAATCAAGACCGGCGTTGCAGTTCGGCTGCTAGCAGACCCGAGTTTCGCCAGCCGCTCCTTTTCCGAAGTGCTGGATCTTCTCGGATTGGAACTGCCAGACCGCTTTTGCAAACTTGAAGCAGGCAATCAACCCCTCAAAACGCCATTACAAACCGTCGGATCACCGCGCCTCGCACGCGGGGACAAGCTGCACCATAAGTTCGCGGTGATCGACAACAAAACGGTGATCACTGGTTCCTTCAACTGGAGCCCCGCCGCCGCCCACACCAACGACGAAACTCTGCTGGTGATTCACTCACCCATGCTTGCTGCCCATTTCACTCGTGAGATGAATCGGATGTGGCGAAGTGCTGAGCTGGGGATCACGCCGCACATTCAACGCAAGCTGGATCGGCAGAAACTCCGATGTGGAGATGGTTTGGAGAGGTGA
- a CDS encoding class I SAM-dependent methyltransferase has translation MDQKTIQELSSTGRHQECLQACQQLLQSEPENSFPWKYAGKSLLALGQFEKAQQCLTKAHQLNNKDPETLKDIGNIFNALQNDAEAIRLYKAALSIDQNYAPAINNLGLIAKRQGSLTAAEQLIKRACDLDRSFAPYYINLGGIYKDLGNLDQALASTLKSLELKPDNPTALMNLGIIYKDLGNLDQALASTLKSKELKPDNPDAHMNLGGIYKDLGNLDQALASTLKSLELKPDNPTALMNLGIIYKDLGNLDQALASTLKSKELKPDNPDAHMNLGGIYKDLGNLDQALASTLKSLELKPDNPTALMNLGIIYKDLGNLDQALASTLKSLELKPDNPGAVSNLNTFIDQLNISPSNAHNVTRAYELLLNQTDISHQKLSQIFLQTFLPTIQKASASDPIISNENQSLKALAADWRFLKSLSLMVPPVSEAEGFFTRLRKELLALTIQMGTVPEQLRRLTKSLAAQCFLNEYVYTSSQEEDDSIAQLIEAAAHNQENTNRHLAIIGCYKAIYTTGISTEFINNYPTPDDSSKELITAQFKEPLLEQEIKTSLQEKRNVSDTISQQVQAMYQESPYPRFKFADYTSSKLAKPILKAVELETSRKDLSFSEELKSLTAAPKVLIAGCGTGNQVINASRYKNAQITAIDLSSSSLAYASRKTNEYEMNNVTFKQMDLLNVTQLGDIFDIIECSGVLHHMENPSKGLSALLQQLKPGGYIKLGLYSEIARKVIVEARETIKTLKIDSTPEEIRRFRKQVLDGEINEILDLPKFGRDFYSLSECRDLCFHVQEHRFTTDSLKKLLDSHGLTFCGFIVTEQIKKIYQEQYPEDIDMTSLPNWGKFEEKCLSTFTGMYQFWAHKPS, from the coding sequence GTGGATCAAAAGACCATTCAGGAGCTCTCATCCACTGGACGCCACCAGGAGTGCCTACAGGCTTGCCAACAGCTTCTCCAGAGCGAACCCGAAAACTCATTTCCCTGGAAATACGCAGGTAAATCACTCCTTGCCCTAGGGCAATTTGAAAAAGCACAACAATGCCTAACAAAAGCTCATCAGCTCAACAACAAAGATCCTGAGACCCTCAAAGATATCGGCAACATTTTCAATGCCCTCCAAAATGACGCAGAAGCAATAAGGCTCTATAAAGCAGCTCTTTCAATCGACCAGAATTACGCACCAGCTATCAACAATCTTGGGTTAATCGCTAAGCGACAGGGCAGCCTCACCGCAGCAGAGCAGTTAATCAAAAGAGCTTGTGACCTAGACCGATCATTCGCCCCTTATTACATAAATCTGGGCGGCATCTACAAAGATCTCGGCAACCTCGACCAGGCTCTTGCCTCCACTCTCAAATCACTCGAGCTCAAACCTGATAACCCCACTGCCCTCATGAACCTGGGCATCATCTACAAAGATCTCGGCAACCTTGATCAGGCTCTTGCTTCCACTCTCAAATCCAAAGAACTCAAACCTGATAACCCAGATGCCCACATGAACCTGGGCGGCATCTACAAAGATCTCGGCAACCTCGACCAGGCTCTTGCCTCCACTCTCAAATCACTCGAGCTCAAACCTGATAACCCCACTGCCCTCATGAACCTGGGCATCATCTACAAAGATCTCGGCAACCTTGATCAGGCTCTTGCTTCCACTCTCAAATCCAAAGAACTCAAACCTGATAACCCAGATGCCCACATGAACCTGGGCGGCATCTACAAAGATCTCGGCAACCTCGACCAGGCTCTTGCCTCCACTCTCAAATCACTCGAGCTCAAACCTGATAACCCCACTGCCCTCATGAACCTGGGCATCATCTACAAAGATCTCGGCAACCTTGATCAGGCTCTTGCTTCCACTCTCAAATCACTAGAACTCAAGCCTGATAATCCTGGCGCTGTCAGCAATCTCAATACCTTCATTGACCAGCTGAACATAAGCCCATCCAATGCCCATAACGTAACACGAGCATATGAGTTACTTCTAAACCAGACGGACATATCACACCAAAAGCTATCACAAATATTCCTACAGACATTTCTCCCAACAATCCAGAAAGCATCGGCATCGGATCCGATTATCTCCAACGAAAATCAGTCTTTAAAGGCATTAGCTGCCGACTGGAGATTTCTCAAATCCCTGAGCTTAATGGTTCCTCCAGTCTCAGAGGCTGAAGGATTTTTTACCAGACTAAGGAAGGAGCTCCTAGCCCTGACAATTCAGATGGGCACAGTTCCAGAACAACTCAGGCGTTTAACGAAATCCCTAGCAGCGCAATGCTTTCTCAACGAATATGTTTATACGTCATCACAAGAAGAGGATGACTCTATAGCCCAGCTCATTGAGGCAGCAGCTCACAACCAGGAAAACACCAACCGCCATCTTGCGATCATAGGTTGCTACAAAGCGATTTATACAACAGGCATAAGCACAGAATTCATCAATAACTACCCCACCCCAGATGACAGTAGCAAAGAACTAATTACAGCTCAATTCAAAGAACCGCTCCTGGAGCAAGAGATCAAGACTTCCTTACAAGAAAAACGGAATGTTAGCGACACAATCTCCCAGCAAGTTCAAGCAATGTACCAGGAGAGCCCATATCCAAGATTCAAATTTGCTGACTACACATCTAGTAAATTAGCAAAGCCAATATTAAAAGCCGTTGAACTAGAAACGTCTAGAAAAGACCTATCTTTTTCAGAAGAATTAAAGTCACTAACTGCCGCACCAAAAGTCCTCATAGCCGGCTGCGGCACTGGCAATCAGGTTATCAATGCTAGCCGTTATAAAAATGCTCAAATCACAGCAATTGATCTCAGCAGTAGCAGCCTGGCATACGCAAGCAGAAAGACAAATGAATATGAGATGAATAACGTGACCTTCAAACAAATGGATCTTCTCAATGTCACCCAGCTTGGCGACATATTCGACATTATTGAATGTAGCGGTGTTCTTCACCACATGGAGAATCCATCTAAAGGTTTATCAGCACTGCTTCAACAACTTAAACCTGGTGGATACATCAAGCTCGGACTCTATAGCGAAATTGCCCGTAAGGTCATCGTGGAAGCACGTGAGACAATTAAAACGTTAAAGATTGACAGCACCCCAGAAGAGATTAGAAGATTCAGGAAGCAAGTTCTTGACGGAGAAATCAATGAAATCCTGGATCTTCCTAAATTCGGAAGAGATTTTTATTCACTTTCAGAATGCCGAGATCTTTGCTTCCATGTTCAGGAACATCGCTTCACAACAGATTCACTCAAAAAACTCTTGGATTCTCATGGTCTGACTTTTTGCGGATTCATAGTGACAGAGCAAATTAAGAAGATCTACCAAGAACAATATCCAGAAGACATTGATATGACTTCATTGCCTAACTGGGGAAAATTCGAGGAAAAATGTCTTTCAACCTTCACAGGTATGTATCAATTCTGGGCACACAAGCCATCCTAA
- a CDS encoding site-specific integrase, which produces MLKKPPRVRDNNGALQVRLRLDGRDHFINRLGRFEDPVAQARAQAICAEIWRDAQQGDLDLSLNRYCPLVEGRDQDLLDALRHLSEEKRQARVTHAYRVVKRFGLPIRTKAEVDRFLAWMKAEGLAASTQSTLLSTIQSVQPGNKALRLVQVKVPARSVEEEVLSKDEIKKVLDDLRSNEEWFYPCFALWLTTGLRNAEVIGLTWDSVRLDEGELLISKSLRRDGTATHQRLWSGTKTGKARVVPLSQQVVLVLRQYQKTMQCLGLNTKNGLVFVTPRTHGHLYDSGLEKLWKRSQKRVGLTPRRLYAQRHSFLSHALALGNSPADLAAVAGHRTEELLRTYAKPTGRVMVPTW; this is translated from the coding sequence ATGTTGAAGAAGCCGCCGAGGGTGAGGGACAACAACGGTGCTCTCCAAGTCAGGTTGAGGCTCGATGGGCGGGACCATTTCATCAATCGCCTTGGTCGTTTTGAAGATCCAGTCGCCCAAGCCAGGGCACAAGCCATCTGCGCTGAGATCTGGCGGGATGCCCAGCAGGGGGATTTGGACCTATCCCTGAATCGATACTGCCCACTGGTGGAGGGGCGAGACCAGGATTTGCTCGATGCACTTAGGCACCTGTCAGAGGAGAAGAGGCAGGCAAGGGTCACGCATGCCTATCGGGTGGTGAAGCGGTTTGGCTTGCCGATCAGGACCAAAGCCGAGGTTGATCGCTTTCTTGCATGGATGAAGGCAGAGGGTTTGGCGGCATCCACCCAGTCCACGCTCCTCAGCACGATTCAATCTGTGCAGCCAGGCAATAAGGCATTGCGGTTGGTCCAGGTGAAGGTGCCAGCAAGGTCAGTGGAAGAGGAAGTACTTAGTAAGGATGAGATCAAGAAGGTGCTGGACGATCTCAGAAGCAATGAGGAGTGGTTTTACCCCTGCTTTGCTCTGTGGTTGACCACAGGGCTCAGGAATGCAGAAGTGATTGGTCTGACCTGGGACTCTGTGCGCCTGGATGAAGGGGAGCTACTGATCAGTAAGTCGTTGAGGCGAGATGGCACTGCTACGCATCAAAGACTGTGGTCAGGCACCAAGACAGGCAAGGCACGCGTGGTGCCGTTGAGTCAGCAGGTCGTCTTGGTGCTCAGGCAGTACCAAAAGACGATGCAGTGCCTGGGTCTGAACACAAAGAATGGCTTGGTGTTTGTGACCCCACGGACCCATGGGCATCTGTATGACTCAGGATTAGAGAAGCTCTGGAAGAGAAGTCAGAAACGGGTGGGGCTGACTCCACGGCGTCTGTATGCCCAGCGGCATTCGTTTCTGAGTCATGCCCTTGCACTTGGGAATAGCCCCGCTGATTTGGCAGCAGTGGCAGGACATCGCACTGAGGAGCTGCTCAGGACCTATGCCAAGCCCACAGGGCGAGTGATGGTGCCGACATGGTGA